One window of Chloroflexus aggregans DSM 9485 genomic DNA carries:
- the bchZ gene encoding chlorophyllide a reductase subunit Z — translation MSITLIRDISDTSSYWGVSWVFGCFPDVHIVCDAPIGCYNLLGMAVTDYTDALPHMANLTPTSIREEDVINGTAKALIRTIDDLRTMGMLAGKRLLVVSTAESEMISADHAQLVAQIDPEARFFWSQSLEQDEWTGRERALLFAWEQYGKPFVPADVQPRPRTVNIIGPSLGCFNAPSDLYELKRLITGIGAEINLVYPYEGSIATTPKLAEAAVNVVMYREFGQGLAEALGRPYLFAPFGVFGTTAFLRELGQLLGIEPERVEAFINHEKRTTLQPVWDLWRGPQSDWFATVDCAIVAARSYADGLRSFLGDELGMKIAWISGRPRRDDEPDNIEIRKRLHAKAPAFVFGSINEKIYLAEANARGTHYIPATFPGPVVRRTTGTPFMGYAGAANLMQELVNRFYETVINFLPVETVTPAAGGPPQPTSAETIPWTKEATDRLNAALDAVPYLARISASRSLRAAAEQAARARGLKEVTLEIIEAAIAQGATS, via the coding sequence ATGAGCATTACGCTGATCCGTGATATTTCCGATACCAGTAGCTACTGGGGTGTGTCGTGGGTGTTCGGCTGCTTCCCCGACGTTCATATCGTCTGCGATGCACCGATCGGCTGCTACAACCTGCTCGGTATGGCAGTGACCGACTATACCGATGCGCTACCCCACATGGCAAACCTCACCCCGACCTCGATCCGCGAGGAGGATGTGATCAACGGTACGGCCAAGGCGCTGATCCGTACCATCGACGATCTGCGCACGATGGGGATGCTGGCAGGCAAACGGCTGCTGGTCGTTTCGACCGCCGAGAGCGAGATGATCAGCGCCGATCACGCTCAACTAGTAGCGCAGATCGATCCCGAAGCGCGGTTCTTCTGGAGCCAATCACTCGAACAGGATGAGTGGACGGGACGCGAGCGAGCGTTATTGTTTGCGTGGGAACAGTACGGTAAACCATTTGTGCCGGCAGATGTGCAACCACGTCCGCGCACGGTCAATATCATCGGCCCCTCGTTGGGATGTTTTAACGCACCTAGCGACCTCTACGAACTCAAGCGGTTGATCACCGGCATCGGCGCCGAGATTAACCTCGTCTACCCCTACGAAGGCAGTATCGCTACCACCCCCAAGCTGGCGGAAGCGGCAGTCAACGTCGTGATGTACCGCGAGTTTGGTCAAGGTCTAGCCGAAGCATTGGGCCGGCCCTACCTCTTCGCGCCGTTCGGGGTCTTTGGCACCACTGCGTTTCTGCGCGAACTAGGCCAACTCCTTGGGATTGAGCCGGAGCGTGTCGAAGCCTTCATCAACCACGAAAAGCGCACTACACTGCAACCGGTGTGGGATCTGTGGCGCGGCCCGCAGAGTGACTGGTTTGCGACGGTTGATTGCGCCATTGTCGCGGCGCGCAGCTACGCCGACGGGTTGCGCAGCTTTCTCGGCGACGAGCTGGGGATGAAGATCGCGTGGATCTCGGGGCGACCCCGCCGCGACGACGAGCCGGATAATATCGAGATTCGGAAGCGGTTGCACGCCAAGGCGCCGGCGTTCGTGTTCGGTAGCATTAACGAGAAGATCTATCTGGCCGAAGCTAATGCGCGCGGTACGCACTATATCCCGGCCACCTTCCCCGGCCCGGTGGTGCGGCGCACAACGGGCACGCCGTTTATGGGGTATGCCGGCGCGGCCAACCTGATGCAAGAGCTGGTCAACCGCTTCTACGAGACGGTGATCAACTTCTTGCCGGTCGAGACGGTAACACCGGCAGCAGGTGGGCCACCGCAGCCAACCTCTGCCGAAACGATACCGTGGACGAAAGAGGCGACCGACCGGCTCAACGCTGCGCTCGACGCGGTGCCCTACCTTGCCCGCATCAGCGCCAGCCGTTCGCTGCGCGCCGCCGCCGAGCAAGCAGCGCGGGCGCGCGGGTTGAAAGAAGTCACGCTCGAAATCATCGAAGCGGCAATTGCTCAGGGCGCGACCTCGTGA
- the surE gene encoding 5'/3'-nucleotidase SurE: MHVLVTNDDGIDSPGLWALAGAIRATGAQVSVVAPAEEQSAMSMALPPLTNRELRAIIPPPELDGMLAFAHNGSPVSCVTVAIRSGVLPPIDAVVAGINRGLNSGTNVMLSGTVGAAMIGALWGYPAMAVSLQYRGPEPMPWSTAAYVAQRLFPLLEQIRGHEPLVLNVNVPHLPSPSDIRGFRQTRLSEFFFGHYVDIDLHPPAPVERTQITFRFARERLPTFAIDTDDGAVLAGYVSVTPLRPMIDGSPIRLELPEQV, translated from the coding sequence ATGCACGTTTTAGTTACGAATGATGATGGGATCGACAGCCCCGGCCTGTGGGCGTTAGCCGGCGCTATTCGCGCCACCGGCGCTCAGGTTAGTGTGGTTGCCCCTGCCGAAGAGCAAAGCGCGATGAGCATGGCACTCCCGCCACTAACCAACCGTGAACTACGCGCCATTATTCCCCCTCCCGAACTCGATGGCATGTTAGCCTTTGCCCATAACGGATCACCGGTCAGTTGTGTCACCGTGGCAATCCGTAGCGGTGTCTTGCCGCCGATTGACGCAGTGGTCGCCGGGATCAATCGTGGCCTCAACAGTGGCACCAATGTGATGCTTAGCGGTACCGTCGGGGCGGCGATGATCGGTGCATTATGGGGCTATCCGGCGATGGCCGTCTCGTTACAGTATCGTGGCCCTGAACCAATGCCGTGGTCAACTGCGGCGTATGTCGCGCAACGGCTCTTTCCATTACTCGAACAGATTCGCGGCCATGAGCCGTTGGTGCTGAACGTCAATGTTCCCCACCTCCCTTCACCAAGCGATATACGTGGCTTTCGCCAGACCCGGCTCTCGGAGTTTTTTTTCGGACACTACGTTGATATTGATCTGCATCCGCCTGCTCCTGTCGAGCGAACCCAGATCACGTTCCGCTTTGCTCGTGAACGCTTGCCCACATTTGCGATTGACACCGACGACGGGGCTGTTCTGGCCGGCTATGTTTCGGTAACACCCCTCCGCCCGATGATTGACGGTAGTCCAATTCGCCTCGAGTTGCCGGAGCAGGTTTAG
- a CDS encoding tetratricopeptide repeat protein has translation MARLAHDVDLSATRSRYAAWIANEVNEAYAQYYRKSEVMERIRHLAADITTAINHLPREQRGWVAVRAAWLYQLNGQLDQAQRNVELAHADAEELADPALLSWVYHQQANVLAERGELEAALRWYEQALQRDEAAGDVEGQGVTMHAIGTVLARQGELEAALRWYEQALQRDEAAGDVEGQGVTMHAIGTVLARQGELEAALRWYEQALQRKEAAGDVQVQGLTLMTMGVLQFSRGDRTQGLSNARKGLRLLQTIGSAETTTAAETVLWMEAVLSAKDDQVTNGWVQRVVAWVLHIWRDWFRR, from the coding sequence ATGGCGCGACTGGCCCATGACGTTGATCTCAGCGCGACGCGATCCCGCTATGCCGCGTGGATAGCGAACGAGGTCAACGAGGCCTACGCGCAGTACTATCGCAAGTCGGAGGTAATGGAGCGGATCCGTCACTTGGCGGCGGACATCACGACGGCGATCAATCATCTGCCACGGGAGCAGCGGGGATGGGTAGCGGTGCGGGCGGCGTGGTTGTACCAATTGAACGGCCAGCTCGATCAGGCGCAGCGCAACGTCGAACTAGCCCACGCCGATGCCGAGGAACTAGCCGATCCGGCCTTGTTGTCTTGGGTCTATCACCAACAAGCTAACGTGCTGGCAGAGCGGGGGGAGCTGGAGGCGGCGCTGCGCTGGTATGAGCAGGCGTTGCAGCGTGATGAAGCGGCGGGGGACGTTGAGGGCCAAGGGGTGACGATGCACGCGATTGGCACCGTGCTGGCGCGTCAGGGGGAGCTGGAGGCGGCGCTGCGCTGGTATGAGCAGGCGTTGCAGCGTGATGAAGCGGCGGGGGACGTTGAGGGCCAAGGGGTGACGATGCACGCGATTGGCACCGTGCTGGCGCGTCAGGGGGAGCTGGAGGCGGCGCTGCGCTGGTATGAGCAGGCGTTGCAGCGCAAAGAAGCGGCGGGGGACGTGCAAGTACAAGGGTTGACGTTAATGACAATGGGTGTTCTTCAATTTAGTCGAGGTGATCGCACACAAGGACTGAGTAATGCCCGCAAAGGACTACGCCTGTTGCAGACGATAGGGAGCGCCGAAACCACAACCGCTGCTGAGACGGTGCTCTGGATGGAAGCGGTGCTGTCTGCCAAAGATGATCAGGTGACTAATGGTTGGGTACAGCGTGTCGTTGCGTGGGTTCTGCACATTTGGCGGGACTGGTTCCGGCGTTAG
- a CDS encoding CHAT domain-containing protein — MPLTITLRPHDLHQTDVIVGEQRIATFDPTPLRISLPPSDPVQYGCQLFAALGGPCVQQLINTLPRAPELDGLIAISTDDPTLAAIPWEYLHDGKGFLIFDYLPVRDVPNVQVPPRPDRNRPWRVVAIGSQPLVRSTTNGFIALPQVDAESELEHLRDLLTDDHFPWRWYRIAPTYQALTNDLPSGEPVILHYAGYATVENGKPVLWLENEYGVLNPLPAEDMGRLLRQLCYFAILNACQTAAASDSANLALTLVRDGIPAVLGMQERLDDRAATDVARTLYRHLGMREHPAQALYYVRLALRNQDHAGHHRWVIPVLYWAAGYEWPLPDAVVTERQPPQEPPPPQLADLPTPAQVFGRERELVELAQLFVDAKKQIVTIRGTGGIGKTTLAVALARRLRFHFPGGIVAVSLAVGGDNAALRAEAVRLQLAVKLGIDRHPAFRPPTDPFGRDADLSLSSNRFKAVPQPIDAKAQEAALVAAAKQTPQRLIIWDNYETVLWRLRMEPDGGAGWSSDQQAEAAAVQRLVRLLADAKVPMLFTTRRSPVGLPGEEVYPPPAADWQLDGLADDAAVQLVRRWAGERNPTPEFCRRLCKALRGHPLAISLATRRWVSSQSSETEFLTNLEHELYRVQDPASPIEHQTSVEINVRLSVQALPVSLRTGLLQLTVIANPTITPEHAAMVWGTDPATAHTDLEQLQRESLLEG, encoded by the coding sequence ATGCCACTCACCATCACCCTCCGTCCCCACGATCTCCATCAAACCGATGTTATCGTCGGCGAGCAGCGGATTGCAACCTTCGACCCGACTCCGCTGCGTATATCGCTGCCCCCGTCCGATCCGGTGCAGTACGGCTGCCAGCTCTTTGCTGCCCTCGGTGGGCCATGCGTGCAGCAGTTGATTAACACCCTACCGCGAGCACCTGAACTTGACGGTCTCATTGCCATCAGTACCGACGACCCGACGCTGGCCGCTATCCCGTGGGAGTATCTGCATGACGGTAAGGGTTTCCTGATCTTCGACTATCTACCGGTCCGTGATGTGCCTAACGTCCAGGTGCCACCCCGACCCGACCGCAACCGTCCGTGGCGGGTGGTTGCCATCGGCAGTCAGCCGTTGGTGCGTAGTACGACCAACGGTTTTATCGCGCTGCCGCAGGTGGACGCCGAGTCCGAACTGGAGCATCTCCGCGATTTGTTGACCGATGATCATTTCCCGTGGCGGTGGTATCGGATTGCGCCGACCTACCAAGCCTTGACCAATGACCTACCGAGCGGCGAACCGGTGATACTGCACTATGCCGGTTATGCGACCGTTGAGAATGGAAAGCCGGTTCTCTGGCTCGAAAACGAGTATGGAGTCCTGAACCCACTACCGGCGGAGGACATGGGTAGGCTGCTCCGGCAGCTCTGTTACTTCGCCATCCTCAATGCCTGTCAGACGGCGGCGGCGAGTGACAGTGCTAACCTCGCTCTGACGCTGGTGCGTGATGGGATTCCGGCTGTATTGGGGATGCAGGAGCGCCTTGACGATCGGGCGGCTACCGATGTAGCGCGTACCTTGTACCGTCACCTCGGGATGCGCGAGCATCCGGCACAGGCCCTCTACTATGTGCGTCTCGCGCTGCGTAATCAGGATCACGCGGGACATCACCGGTGGGTGATCCCGGTCCTCTATTGGGCGGCGGGGTATGAATGGCCCCTTCCCGATGCGGTGGTGACGGAGCGCCAACCGCCGCAGGAGCCTCCACCACCGCAGCTTGCCGATCTGCCGACACCGGCCCAAGTGTTCGGTCGTGAACGCGAACTTGTGGAATTAGCGCAGTTGTTTGTCGACGCTAAGAAGCAGATAGTCACCATTCGCGGGACCGGTGGGATCGGCAAGACGACTCTGGCCGTCGCCTTGGCCCGTCGCCTCCGTTTCCACTTTCCCGGTGGCATTGTGGCTGTCAGTCTTGCCGTCGGCGGTGACAACGCAGCGTTGCGGGCTGAGGCGGTGCGGTTGCAGTTGGCCGTTAAGCTCGGCATTGACCGGCACCCGGCGTTTCGACCCCCAACCGACCCCTTCGGTCGCGATGCCGATCTTTCACTGAGCAGCAATCGGTTCAAGGCGGTGCCACAGCCGATCGACGCAAAGGCCCAAGAAGCCGCGTTGGTGGCAGCAGCTAAACAGACGCCACAGCGGCTGATCATCTGGGACAACTACGAGACGGTCCTCTGGCGGCTGCGGATGGAGCCGGATGGGGGTGCGGGATGGTCGTCCGATCAGCAGGCCGAGGCGGCAGCCGTGCAACGGTTGGTGCGGCTCCTTGCCGATGCCAAAGTCCCCATGCTCTTTACCACCCGTCGGTCGCCGGTTGGCTTACCGGGTGAAGAGGTCTATCCACCGCCGGCGGCAGACTGGCAGTTGGACGGGCTAGCGGACGATGCGGCAGTGCAGCTCGTGCGGCGCTGGGCAGGGGAGCGGAACCCAACGCCAGAGTTCTGTCGTCGTTTGTGTAAAGCGCTGAGGGGGCATCCGCTGGCCATCAGCCTGGCAACAAGGCGTTGGGTGTCTAGCCAGAGCAGCGAGACGGAATTTCTGACCAACTTGGAGCACGAGCTGTACCGTGTGCAGGACCCGGCCTCACCGATTGAGCATCAAACCTCGGTCGAGATCAATGTGCGCTTATCAGTTCAGGCGCTGCCTGTATCGCTGCGGACCGGACTGCTACAGTTAACGGTTATCGCCAATCCTACCATCACGCCGGAGCACGCGGCGATGGTGTGGGGCACCGACCCTGCCACTGCTCATACCGACCTCGAACAGCTCCAGCGGGAATCGCTGCTTGAGGGCTAG
- the def gene encoding peptide deformylase, with amino-acid sequence MAIRRILRIDDAEDRKILKMQCRPVKLPDRNLKQLVADMFETMHAANGVGLAAPQIGIPIQLCIIEIPPEYEEQPDGSLIEVNPAEPYVLINPRIVKTSGEEIMRDEGCLSLPGWYGMVPRQTWVTVEFQDLSGKHHRLRRADGLLGWAIQHEVDHLHGILFTERIRDLSTLRDITKEREAQPVEAKA; translated from the coding sequence ATGGCCATTCGACGCATTCTCCGCATTGACGACGCCGAGGATCGCAAAATCCTCAAAATGCAATGTCGTCCGGTCAAACTACCGGATCGCAATCTCAAGCAGTTGGTCGCCGACATGTTCGAGACCATGCACGCCGCTAACGGCGTGGGTTTAGCAGCACCGCAAATCGGTATTCCAATCCAGCTCTGCATCATCGAAATTCCGCCCGAATACGAAGAACAGCCCGACGGTAGCCTCATCGAGGTGAATCCGGCTGAGCCGTATGTGCTGATCAACCCACGCATCGTCAAAACGAGCGGTGAAGAGATTATGCGCGATGAAGGTTGTCTCAGCCTACCCGGCTGGTACGGCATGGTCCCGCGGCAAACGTGGGTGACGGTCGAGTTTCAAGACCTCAGCGGCAAACATCACCGTCTCCGCCGAGCCGATGGTCTTTTGGGCTGGGCGATACAGCACGAGGTCGATCACTTGCACGGTATTCTCTTCACCGAACGCATCCGCGACCTCAGCACGCTGCGCGACATTACCAAAGAGCGTGAAGCGCAACCGGTCGAAGCCAAGGCCTGA
- a CDS encoding HD domain-containing protein has product MDTSDLVQTALYVAAQAHNGQLRPGTDLPYIVHISDVALEVAAALAVESHNDRTLALCCALLHDVLEDTTIGEAVLAAQFGPAITAGVRALTKNSALPPTERMADSLRRIKAQPREVWLVKLADRISNLSTPPPAHWSAERIAAYRSESELILATLGSASPYLAARLQTKIDRYGVINGR; this is encoded by the coding sequence ATGGATACATCTGATCTGGTGCAGACGGCGCTTTACGTCGCAGCGCAAGCGCACAACGGTCAGCTTCGTCCCGGCACCGATCTACCCTATATCGTCCACATCAGCGACGTCGCGTTGGAAGTAGCAGCCGCACTGGCCGTTGAATCACACAATGATCGGACACTGGCGCTATGCTGCGCACTACTCCACGACGTGCTCGAAGACACGACTATCGGTGAAGCGGTGCTAGCAGCACAGTTTGGCCCGGCGATTACGGCCGGAGTGCGCGCCTTGACCAAAAACTCGGCGTTACCACCGACAGAACGAATGGCCGATAGCCTACGCCGCATCAAGGCTCAACCCCGTGAGGTATGGCTGGTCAAATTGGCCGACCGGATCAGCAATCTCTCGACTCCACCACCCGCCCATTGGTCGGCGGAACGGATTGCAGCGTACCGATCCGAAAGTGAATTGATTCTGGCTACCCTTGGATCGGCCAGCCCATATCTGGCAGCCCGCCTGCAAACGAAGATCGACCGGTACGGGGTGATCAACGGCCGATGA
- a CDS encoding RpiB/LacA/LacB family sugar-phosphate isomerase encodes MRIAVGSDEKNYLTDALIADLERRGHELILFGPLTGTNDPWPDVGRAVGEAVASGQADQGIVCCYTGTGVSIAANKVPGIRAALCHDSQTAAGARKWNDANVLALSLRLTTPELAREILDAWFATECPPEEQATIDRLRAFDRVVGA; translated from the coding sequence ATGCGAATTGCCGTTGGCAGTGACGAAAAGAACTATCTCACCGATGCCTTGATCGCCGATCTCGAACGACGTGGGCACGAGTTGATCTTATTTGGCCCGCTCACCGGTACCAACGACCCGTGGCCCGATGTGGGACGGGCCGTGGGTGAGGCGGTGGCATCCGGTCAAGCCGATCAGGGCATTGTTTGTTGTTACACCGGCACCGGCGTCAGCATTGCCGCCAACAAAGTGCCCGGTATTCGGGCCGCGCTGTGCCACGATTCGCAGACGGCTGCCGGCGCCCGAAAGTGGAACGACGCTAACGTGTTGGCACTGAGCCTACGCCTAACCACACCCGAACTGGCCCGTGAAATCCTCGATGCGTGGTTTGCCACCGAATGCCCACCGGAAGAGCAGGCGACGATCGACCGGCTGCGCGCATTTGACCGGGTTGTTGGGGCATAG
- a CDS encoding SDR family oxidoreductase — MQDMQGKTVIVTGANSGIGYVTARELAKMGARVMMVCRSQSKGEAARQRIMQEAPNAPQPELVLADFASLASVRRAATELLERCPRIDVLVNNAGLFVSEPLASADGYELTFAVNHLAPFLLTNMLLERIIASAPARIVNVSSYAHVTGNVKIPQIASPQRGNIAQAYGDSKLCNILFTNELARRLQGTGVTANSLHPGAVATNFAADARGLFAFFFRLARPLMLTPEQGAATSIYLASSPEVEGMSGLYFVRKKPAKTSARAQDEALARRLWEFSEQLVREKVTVA; from the coding sequence ATGCAAGATATGCAAGGCAAAACCGTCATTGTGACCGGTGCTAATTCAGGGATCGGCTACGTCACGGCACGCGAGCTGGCGAAGATGGGGGCGCGCGTGATGATGGTCTGCCGTTCGCAAAGCAAGGGTGAAGCGGCGCGCCAGCGGATCATGCAAGAAGCGCCCAACGCACCGCAACCCGAACTGGTATTAGCCGATTTCGCCTCGCTGGCTTCAGTACGACGCGCCGCTACCGAACTACTCGAACGCTGCCCACGTATCGATGTGCTGGTCAACAACGCCGGTCTCTTCGTCTCCGAACCGTTGGCCAGCGCCGACGGTTACGAACTCACCTTTGCCGTCAACCATCTTGCTCCATTTTTACTCACCAACATGTTGCTAGAGCGGATCATTGCCAGCGCACCGGCCCGCATTGTCAACGTGTCATCGTATGCGCACGTCACCGGCAACGTCAAGATTCCGCAGATTGCCTCACCGCAACGTGGTAATATCGCGCAGGCGTATGGTGACTCAAAGCTGTGCAACATTCTCTTTACCAACGAATTAGCCCGGCGTTTGCAAGGCACCGGCGTCACTGCCAACAGCTTGCATCCGGGCGCCGTAGCCACCAACTTCGCTGCCGATGCCCGTGGGTTGTTTGCGTTCTTCTTCCGGCTCGCCCGGCCATTGATGCTCACACCCGAACAAGGCGCAGCTACATCGATCTACCTTGCTTCGTCGCCGGAAGTGGAAGGGATGAGTGGGCTGTACTTTGTGCGAAAAAAGCCGGCCAAAACCTCGGCGCGCGCCCAAGATGAGGCGCTGGCGCGGCGGTTGTGGGAATTCAGCGAGCAGTTAGTCCGCGAGAAGGTGACCGTCGCATAA
- a CDS encoding sensor histidine kinase: MNELFAAFAHAPHAVFWLSAEGRIVDCNAAAATRFGLTPADLRGRLFATLLDPFSIAKAQTMIEQTLREGGVQHWELDHLRVGEPPFLLGYTTWLLRDEAGAVCGVIALGLDLGLAMTLAAQLAAANQQLEATLKQLEHAHAELKAAQTQLVQSEKMRSLGQLVAGVAHEINTPLGYVANNLAFLAERLPALRAAPTDELGWRDVTDAIRESQTGIERIAAIVRALRVFARPDEDSLVPADVNEGLASTVRMVRAVSGPRVTIHEEYAQVPRVLCHPGELNQVFLNLLLNAVHACRGTGTVIAQTMSDGTSITVTIRDTGIGMDAATLARLGEPFFTTWPDGEGTGLGLAISREIVARHGGQLRFQSEPGRGTTVEVILPVGTL; the protein is encoded by the coding sequence ATGAATGAGTTGTTTGCCGCCTTTGCGCACGCGCCACACGCTGTATTTTGGCTTAGTGCTGAGGGGCGTATCGTCGATTGCAATGCGGCTGCGGCAACACGGTTTGGGTTGACGCCTGCCGATCTGCGTGGGCGGTTGTTTGCAACCCTACTCGATCCGTTTAGTATTGCTAAGGCGCAGACGATGATCGAGCAGACGCTGCGGGAAGGTGGCGTACAGCATTGGGAGCTTGATCATCTGCGGGTTGGGGAGCCGCCGTTTTTGCTCGGCTACACGACGTGGCTGTTACGCGATGAGGCTGGCGCCGTTTGTGGTGTGATCGCGTTGGGTCTCGATCTCGGTTTGGCAATGACGCTTGCAGCGCAACTCGCGGCAGCGAATCAGCAATTAGAAGCAACGTTAAAGCAACTGGAACACGCCCATGCCGAACTCAAAGCGGCGCAGACCCAACTGGTGCAGTCTGAGAAGATGCGGTCGCTTGGTCAATTGGTGGCCGGTGTCGCGCACGAGATTAATACGCCGTTGGGGTATGTGGCGAATAATCTGGCGTTTCTGGCCGAGCGGTTGCCGGCGTTGCGCGCTGCTCCTACCGACGAGCTGGGTTGGCGCGATGTGACCGATGCGATTCGCGAGAGTCAAACCGGTATCGAACGGATTGCCGCCATTGTGCGTGCTTTGCGGGTGTTTGCTCGTCCCGATGAAGATAGTTTGGTGCCGGCTGACGTAAATGAGGGTTTGGCAAGTACCGTGCGTATGGTGCGCGCGGTCAGCGGCCCACGTGTTACAATTCACGAGGAGTATGCTCAGGTGCCCCGCGTGCTTTGCCATCCCGGTGAGTTGAATCAGGTGTTTCTCAATCTTCTGCTGAACGCAGTGCATGCGTGTCGCGGCACCGGCACCGTGATCGCGCAAACGATGAGTGATGGAACCTCAATTACGGTAACGATTCGCGATACCGGGATCGGGATGGATGCGGCGACGCTGGCCCGGCTAGGAGAGCCGTTTTTTACTACGTGGCCCGATGGCGAAGGGACGGGTTTGGGATTGGCGATCTCGCGCGAGATTGTTGCGCGCCACGGTGGTCAGCTCCGGTTTCAGAGCGAACCGGGTCGTGGCACGACAGTTGAGGTGATTTTGCCGGTGGGAACGCTCTAA
- a CDS encoding response regulator, giving the protein MTEASDEQRPTVLIVDDDPNVTSSLARSLRDRFTIFTATDAETALHILQQQPVAVILTDQRMPTMSGVELLARARELQPEARGFIISGYTDPAALIEAINLGSVQGFMSKPWDIAALRRKLEQLVQEYQIAVHERRLAREAQAQIAMLRQLLDQAQADDVMRLELVQWENEVESSATSAPAMGSPLAQTSPALFNDLVANYSSLLDLATEQRGLHDQRSMPDRLRVFSERLGLLWAGPRDVIEIHTQALRRLCRGQTPQRIAVYMEEGRLMLLELMGHLVNFYRIRLAAQSHE; this is encoded by the coding sequence ATGACCGAAGCCAGTGATGAACAACGTCCCACCGTCTTAATAGTGGATGATGATCCGAACGTTACCAGTTCACTGGCCCGTTCATTACGCGATCGGTTTACCATCTTTACCGCAACTGATGCTGAGACGGCGTTGCACATTCTTCAGCAACAGCCGGTAGCGGTCATTTTAACCGATCAGCGGATGCCGACAATGAGTGGGGTCGAGTTGCTGGCGCGGGCACGTGAGTTGCAACCCGAGGCGCGCGGCTTCATTATTTCGGGCTATACCGATCCGGCTGCCCTGATTGAGGCGATCAATCTTGGGTCGGTGCAGGGCTTTATGTCCAAGCCGTGGGATATTGCTGCGCTTCGCCGCAAGCTCGAACAGTTGGTGCAAGAGTATCAGATTGCTGTGCATGAACGACGGTTAGCTCGTGAAGCGCAAGCCCAGATTGCGATGCTGCGTCAGTTGCTCGATCAGGCGCAGGCTGATGATGTGATGCGACTCGAGTTGGTGCAATGGGAAAATGAGGTTGAGTCATCGGCTACGAGTGCGCCGGCGATGGGTAGTCCGCTGGCCCAAACATCTCCGGCGCTGTTTAACGATTTAGTCGCCAATTACAGTAGTCTGCTCGATTTGGCAACCGAACAGCGCGGCTTGCACGATCAGCGCTCAATGCCCGACCGGTTGCGCGTTTTTAGCGAGCGGCTTGGTTTGCTGTGGGCCGGGCCGCGTGATGTGATCGAGATTCATACCCAAGCGCTTCGTCGCCTGTGTCGTGGTCAGACACCGCAGCGGATTGCGGTGTATATGGAAGAGGGGCGGTTGATGTTGCTTGAGTTAATGGGCCATCTTGTCAATTTCTACCGCATTCGACTGGCTGCACAGAGCCATGAATGA